Proteins found in one Nitrosopumilus maritimus SCM1 genomic segment:
- a CDS encoding ABC transporter ATP-binding protein, with translation MAFLTVNGLTSRYDSSKGPVYAVEDVDFTLEDGESIGIAGESACGKSTLGLSIIRMLAGGKTQGKIHFDENSILDVDENTFEKTFRWKKISMVFQGAMNSLDPVFTINDQFLEILKQHNFDGDSKQVIADAMNSVNLDVNVLKKYPHELSGGMKQRVVIAMALLLKPKFVIADEPTTALDVLIQAQIINLLKSLKKSGMSFMLITHDLAVLSEIADKIGIMYGGQIVEFGSSQEIYKNPKHPYTQGLLQSIPTLKGNKPTYIKGIPPSLLDAPTQCRFIDRCPLAVEKCKQLPPKFKTKTGYVQCWLYEDK, from the coding sequence ATGGCATTTCTAACTGTTAATGGATTAACATCACGATACGATTCATCAAAAGGTCCAGTTTATGCTGTAGAAGATGTTGATTTTACATTAGAAGATGGTGAATCAATAGGAATTGCAGGTGAAAGCGCATGTGGAAAGAGTACTCTGGGGTTGTCTATTATTAGGATGCTTGCAGGTGGAAAAACTCAAGGCAAGATCCATTTTGATGAAAATTCAATCTTGGATGTTGATGAGAACACATTTGAAAAAACATTTCGATGGAAAAAAATTTCCATGGTCTTTCAGGGCGCAATGAATTCTCTTGATCCTGTTTTTACAATCAATGATCAATTTCTTGAAATTTTAAAACAACATAATTTTGATGGTGATTCAAAACAGGTAATTGCTGATGCAATGAACTCTGTTAATCTTGATGTAAATGTGCTCAAAAAATATCCTCACGAACTTAGCGGTGGAATGAAACAAAGAGTTGTAATTGCCATGGCTTTGTTGTTAAAACCAAAGTTTGTGATTGCAGACGAACCAACAACTGCACTTGATGTGTTGATTCAAGCACAAATAATCAATCTACTAAAATCTCTAAAAAAATCCGGCATGTCATTTATGCTAATTACGCACGATTTAGCCGTGCTTTCTGAGATTGCAGACAAAATTGGAATTATGTATGGCGGACAGATTGTAGAATTTGGTTCGTCTCAAGAGATTTACAAAAATCCAAAACATCCATACACTCAAGGACTTTTACAGTCAATTCCTACTCTAAAAGGAAACAAGCCAACATACATCAAAGGAATTCCTCCCAGTTTGCTTGACGCACCAACGCAATGTCGATTTATTGACAGGTGTCCCTTGGCAGTTGAAAAATGCAAACAACTTCCGCCCAAATTTAAAACCAAGACTGGTTATGTCCAATGCTGGTTGTATGAAGATAAATAA
- a CDS encoding VTT domain-containing protein, whose amino-acid sequence MDFVDLFPFAPEVGYLSLALVNFFGSLVPFVPLPGFLLLATMSVGDQFDLHVLAILSAVTATVAKQIIFYVSYGGRRIIKEETRKRMRPFERLVKRYGAGAAFFAAATPIPDDLVYVPLGLAKYNPKRFFIATLTGKFVLSYTIVFVSHYLGLSLVEPFLENIDDATPVYIGIIAFGAMMTAVVVLLLRLDWQRILGKFAPWTLDENNKD is encoded by the coding sequence GTGGATTTTGTTGATCTTTTTCCATTTGCACCTGAAGTAGGTTATCTTAGCTTAGCACTAGTTAATTTTTTTGGCTCACTTGTTCCCTTTGTTCCTTTACCTGGATTCTTGTTGTTAGCTACCATGTCTGTTGGTGATCAATTTGATCTGCATGTCTTGGCAATTTTATCTGCAGTTACTGCTACTGTTGCAAAACAAATCATATTCTATGTAAGTTATGGTGGACGAAGAATTATCAAAGAAGAAACTAGAAAAAGAATGAGACCTTTTGAGAGATTAGTAAAAAGATATGGTGCAGGTGCTGCATTCTTTGCAGCTGCAACCCCCATTCCTGATGATTTAGTCTATGTTCCATTAGGACTTGCAAAATACAATCCAAAACGATTCTTTATAGCTACATTGACTGGAAAATTTGTTCTAAGTTATACCATTGTTTTTGTTTCTCATTATCTTGGATTGTCTTTAGTTGAGCCATTCCTTGAAAACATTGATGATGCAACTCCTGTTTACATTGGAATTATTGCTTTTGGAGCCATGATGACTGCAGTTGTAGTTTTACTTTTGAGATTAGACTGGCAAAGAATTCTTGGTAAATTTGCTCCTTGGACATTAGATGAAAACAACAAAGATTAG
- a CDS encoding DNA-3-methyladenine glycosylase, which yields MNTLPRKFYLQDTVTVAKNLLGKKIIRKIGRNEISGIITETEAYKHKDDPASHAYRKITDRNKAMFGDVGIAYVYFTYGMYYCFNVVARNPKVAAGAVLIRAIEPEKGIKRMQENRNKKDLKNLTNGPAKLTQALEITKEQYGVDLTKDSKLYITKGIEVKKITSSPRIGIKEATDKLWNFKINI from the coding sequence TTGAATACACTTCCTAGAAAATTTTATCTTCAAGACACAGTAACTGTTGCAAAAAATTTGTTAGGTAAAAAAATAATCAGAAAAATAGGAAGGAATGAAATTTCAGGAATAATCACAGAGACAGAAGCTTACAAACACAAAGACGATCCTGCAAGTCACGCATATAGAAAAATTACAGATAGAAACAAGGCAATGTTTGGCGATGTGGGAATTGCTTACGTGTATTTCACATATGGGATGTATTACTGTTTTAATGTAGTAGCTAGAAACCCAAAAGTTGCAGCAGGAGCAGTATTGATTCGAGCAATTGAACCAGAAAAAGGAATTAAAAGAATGCAAGAAAATCGGAATAAAAAAGATTTGAAAAATCTTACAAACGGACCTGCAAAATTAACTCAAGCATTAGAAATCACTAAAGAACAATACGGCGTAGATTTGACTAAAGATTCAAAATTATACATTACCAAAGGAATAGAGGTAAAAAAAATAACTTCATCACCTAGAATAGGAATCAAAGAGGCAACAGACAAGTTATGGAATTTTAAGATAAATATCTAA
- a CDS encoding uracil-DNA glycosylase, translating to MNQLETIKQNVIKCTKCDLYKTRTNSVPGKGNFQSDVIFVGEAPGRNEDKNGEPFVGAAGKKLSAALEGAGVSREDVYITNVVKCRPPNNRVPNTNERDTCKEYLKNEILIIKPKIICVLGNTAFNSVLGGSEITKFRGKLVRKDNQLYFLTIHPAATIYNQELISTLNEDIKKLFNLITELKNNKIVSIDIEYTS from the coding sequence ATGAACCAGTTAGAGACAATAAAACAGAATGTGATTAAATGTACAAAATGTGATTTGTATAAAACAAGAACAAATTCAGTTCCAGGTAAAGGTAATTTTCAATCAGACGTGATATTTGTTGGGGAGGCACCTGGAAGAAACGAGGATAAGAATGGAGAGCCATTTGTAGGTGCAGCAGGAAAGAAACTTTCTGCAGCATTAGAAGGGGCAGGAGTTTCTAGAGAGGATGTATACATTACCAATGTTGTAAAATGTAGACCTCCAAACAACAGAGTACCAAATACGAACGAAAGAGACACGTGTAAAGAGTATCTAAAAAATGAAATTTTAATAATCAAACCAAAAATTATTTGTGTTTTAGGAAATACAGCATTTAATTCAGTTCTAGGCGGTTCAGAGATTACAAAATTCAGAGGAAAATTAGTGAGAAAAGATAACCAATTGTATTTTTTGACAATTCATCCTGCTGCAACAATATACAATCAAGAATTAATCTCCACATTAAATGAAGATATTAAAAAACTCTTTAATTTAATCACAGAGTTAAAAAACAACAAAATAGTTTCAATTGATATTGAATACACTTCCTAG
- a CDS encoding transcription elongation factor NusA, whose product MKLPICGFDAKNAILCPQCESKVESGEITQADVDASIVLAKIAKSNNEIENFTLYSCKEFQGNFVLSLAKNDIMIIRQSRTLYRLLQDQFKGKIWLVEADETDKRFIEDLFFPTKVLSINSVWAPGGVQKTKAVISGKWTPRFPIDTEKVVEIVRNARNLDIEIEFEDKGRK is encoded by the coding sequence ATGAAACTTCCAATATGCGGCTTTGATGCAAAAAATGCAATACTTTGTCCACAATGTGAAAGCAAAGTTGAATCAGGAGAAATAACACAAGCAGATGTTGATGCATCTATAGTTTTAGCAAAAATTGCAAAATCAAATAATGAGATTGAAAACTTTACACTATATTCCTGCAAAGAATTTCAAGGAAATTTTGTACTATCCTTGGCAAAAAATGATATTATGATAATCAGACAGAGTAGAACACTATACAGATTGCTTCAAGATCAATTCAAGGGTAAAATTTGGCTAGTAGAGGCAGATGAGACAGACAAGAGATTCATAGAAGATCTCTTCTTTCCAACCAAGGTTCTTTCAATTAATTCAGTTTGGGCTCCAGGTGGAGTTCAAAAGACAAAAGCAGTGATTTCAGGCAAATGGACGCCTAGATTCCCTATTGACACAGAAAAAGTAGTAGAAATTGTAAGAAATGCCCGAAACCTTGACATTGAGATA